Proteins encoded in a region of the Mycolicibacterium duvalii genome:
- a CDS encoding SMP-30/gluconolactonase/LRE family protein, whose protein sequence is MARRSNLKQLLARVGAAASAVAVLAACSSNPIEAPPPTITPAQAADSPPASAAPPGDVIPLTASGGTVQAATFDGATGSLVVLSAADGRSAVTILGSDDQPATVPVDAAATAMTGHDGVVFLAARGGYYRVDLADRAVRRFDVADRRDTEFTAIARRGDGRLVLGSADGAVLTLADETTVGAEVTVFARVDAIVTRGDTAVVLDRGQTSVTTLSQDGSARQQSLRAGDGATTMVADAAGWVAVADTRGGELLVYGVDPLILRQRYPVAGAPYGLATSADGWAWVAQTATNTVVGYDLATGIPVEKVRYPTVRQPNSLAFDDASGTLYVVSAAGDGVQVIRSAEGAQ, encoded by the coding sequence TTGGCCCGCCGTTCAAACCTCAAGCAGTTGCTCGCGCGTGTCGGCGCGGCCGCGTCGGCCGTCGCAGTGCTGGCCGCATGCTCGTCCAACCCGATTGAGGCGCCGCCGCCGACCATCACGCCGGCGCAGGCGGCGGACTCCCCGCCGGCATCGGCTGCGCCGCCCGGGGACGTGATTCCGCTGACCGCGTCGGGCGGGACGGTGCAGGCCGCCACATTCGACGGGGCGACCGGGTCACTGGTGGTGTTGTCGGCCGCCGACGGAAGGTCCGCGGTGACGATCCTGGGATCGGACGATCAGCCCGCGACGGTGCCGGTCGACGCCGCGGCCACGGCGATGACCGGTCACGACGGCGTGGTCTTCCTCGCCGCGCGCGGCGGCTACTACCGCGTCGACCTGGCCGACCGGGCCGTGAGGCGTTTCGACGTCGCGGATCGTCGGGACACCGAGTTCACCGCGATCGCGCGCCGCGGGGACGGCCGGCTGGTGTTGGGCAGCGCCGACGGCGCGGTGCTCACGCTGGCTGACGAGACCACGGTCGGCGCCGAGGTCACGGTCTTCGCGCGGGTGGATGCCATCGTCACCCGGGGCGACACCGCGGTCGTGCTGGACCGCGGGCAGACATCGGTGACGACGCTGAGCCAGGACGGTTCCGCCAGGCAGCAGTCGCTGCGCGCCGGCGACGGTGCGACCACGATGGTCGCCGACGCCGCCGGCTGGGTGGCGGTTGCCGACACCCGCGGCGGTGAGCTGCTGGTCTACGGCGTCGACCCGCTGATCTTGCGGCAGCGCTACCCGGTAGCCGGCGCCCCGTACGGGTTGGCCACCTCGGCCGACGGCTGGGCCTGGGTAGCCCAGACGGCGACCAACACCGTCGTTGGTTACGATCTGGCAACCGGAATCCCCGTCGAGAAGGTGCGTTATCCGACCGTGCGGCAACCCAACTCACTGGCCTTCGACGACGCGTCGGGGACCCTGTACGTGGTCTCCGCCGCGGGGGACGGTGTGCAGGTCATCAGGTCGGCGGAAGGGGCGCAATGA
- a CDS encoding acyltransferase family protein: MDTTRASAPARELALDLFRSAAVMLVVIGHWLLSVMTYRDGAFGRDNPLVVMPWTQWLTWGFQVVPVFFAVAGYASAVSWANRGRNPSARPESRQDWVRRRVARTLGPTAVYAGFVVLVMAALLAAGIDGSVLALGGWAVAMHLWFLAVYLMVVALTPVAVAAHARFGLAVPAVLAACLVAVDVVAISTDHPGVRVVNYFFCWAAIYQLGIAWHGALLRRRVLVAMAAVAAVALPLLVTWGPYPVAMIGVPGVRVENSAPPSVALLALAAVQIGVLFALVPALNRVLERGVWPKLIAVANDNVMALYLWHMLPVIVVTLVAYPAGLLPQPEIGTGAFWLARLQWELVLMVVTAALLALLYWQRRVFARPLPTFAVPLPAVAGEAALYAGTGCCALALALLSADGFAPGGRLPVLAMVLFGGGAVLVAARPRHAQYTSRT; encoded by the coding sequence ATGGACACCACCAGAGCTTCGGCCCCGGCCCGCGAACTCGCTCTCGACCTCTTCCGATCCGCCGCAGTCATGCTCGTCGTCATCGGGCACTGGCTGTTGTCGGTGATGACCTACCGCGACGGCGCGTTCGGCCGCGACAACCCACTGGTCGTCATGCCGTGGACGCAGTGGCTCACCTGGGGTTTCCAGGTGGTCCCGGTGTTCTTCGCCGTCGCCGGCTACGCCAGTGCGGTCTCCTGGGCGAACCGGGGCCGCAACCCGTCGGCCCGACCGGAGTCGCGTCAGGACTGGGTGCGCCGGCGCGTGGCGCGCACACTCGGGCCGACCGCGGTCTACGCCGGGTTCGTCGTGCTGGTGATGGCGGCACTGCTGGCCGCCGGCATCGACGGATCGGTTCTCGCGCTCGGCGGCTGGGCGGTGGCCATGCATCTGTGGTTCCTGGCCGTCTATCTGATGGTGGTGGCGCTGACGCCGGTGGCGGTGGCCGCCCACGCCCGTTTCGGTCTCGCCGTGCCGGCGGTGCTGGCCGCATGCCTGGTCGCCGTCGATGTGGTCGCCATCAGCACCGACCACCCCGGGGTGCGGGTGGTGAACTACTTCTTCTGCTGGGCGGCTATCTACCAGCTCGGAATCGCCTGGCACGGCGCGCTTCTGCGGCGACGGGTGCTGGTCGCGATGGCTGCCGTGGCCGCTGTGGCGCTGCCGCTGCTGGTGACGTGGGGTCCGTACCCGGTCGCGATGATCGGCGTGCCGGGGGTGCGGGTGGAGAACTCCGCGCCGCCGTCGGTGGCGCTGCTGGCGCTGGCCGCGGTGCAGATCGGTGTGTTGTTCGCGCTGGTTCCCGCGTTGAACCGGGTGCTCGAGCGCGGCGTGTGGCCGAAGCTCATCGCCGTGGCCAACGACAACGTGATGGCGCTATACCTGTGGCACATGCTGCCGGTGATCGTGGTGACGCTCGTCGCGTACCCGGCGGGTCTGCTCCCCCAGCCGGAGATCGGGACCGGGGCGTTCTGGCTGGCCCGGTTGCAGTGGGAGCTGGTGCTGATGGTGGTGACGGCAGCCCTGCTGGCGCTGTTGTACTGGCAGCGCCGGGTCTTCGCCCGGCCGCTGCCCACCTTCGCCGTCCCGCTGCCGGCCGTGGCCGGCGAAGCCGCGCTGTATGCCGGCACCGGGTGCTGCGCACTGGCGCTGGCGCTGTTGTCGGCCGACGGGTTCGCGCCCGGCGGCCGGTTGCCGGTGCTGGCGATGGTGCTCTTCGGCGGCGGCGCGGTGCTGGTCGCGGCGCGGCCGCGCCACGCTCAGTACACGTCGCGCACGTAG
- a CDS encoding DUF5703 family protein, which yields MSSARGPMPAAWHQAVAEDSGEYEWIPLRLPPDVTRVSASVRLSIEAEYRGWELTRVRLYTDGSRRVLLRRKKRADTTPGPDQPGL from the coding sequence ATGAGTTCCGCACGAGGACCGATGCCGGCGGCCTGGCATCAGGCAGTGGCCGAGGACTCCGGTGAGTACGAGTGGATTCCGCTGCGGCTGCCCCCGGACGTGACCCGGGTCAGCGCGTCGGTGCGGTTGTCGATCGAGGCGGAGTACCGGGGTTGGGAACTGACCCGGGTGAGGTTGTACACCGACGGCAGTCGGCGGGTGTTGTTGCGGCGCAAGAAGCGCGCCGACACCACGCCGGGCCCCGACCAGCCCGGCCTCTGA
- a CDS encoding quinone-dependent dihydroorotate dehydrogenase, which yields MYGVLRRGLFLVDPERIHTAVFAGLRAATATEATRNMLRRRLSPHDPALASTVFGVRFPGPLGLAAGFDKDGLGIRTWGALGFGYAEVGTVTARPQPGNPAPRLFRLPADRALLNRMGFNNHGAAALAAQLRRHVADVPIGVNIGKSKATPADQAADDYAESARLLGPLAAYLVVNVSSPNTPGLRDLQSVESLHPILTAVLRETSTPVLVKIAPDLADDDIAAIADLAVELGLAGIVATNTTVSRAGLHTAGVDALGPGGVSGPPVAHRALEVLRALYQRVGDRLVLISVGGIETAEQAWERITAGATLLQGYTGFVYGGGLWASTIHAGIARRLHEGGFPSLTDAVGSAAR from the coding sequence ATGTACGGGGTGTTGCGGCGGGGCCTGTTCCTCGTCGATCCGGAACGGATCCACACCGCGGTGTTCGCCGGCCTACGCGCCGCCACGGCCACCGAGGCAACTCGAAACATGCTGCGGCGCCGCCTTTCTCCACACGACCCGGCACTGGCCAGCACGGTGTTCGGAGTACGGTTTCCCGGGCCGCTGGGGCTGGCGGCCGGCTTCGATAAGGACGGCCTGGGGATACGCACCTGGGGTGCACTGGGATTCGGTTACGCCGAAGTCGGCACCGTGACCGCACGGCCGCAGCCCGGCAACCCGGCCCCGCGGCTGTTCCGGTTGCCCGCCGACCGCGCCCTGCTCAACCGGATGGGCTTCAACAACCACGGCGCCGCGGCACTGGCCGCGCAGCTGCGACGCCACGTCGCCGACGTGCCGATCGGGGTCAACATCGGCAAGAGCAAGGCGACGCCGGCCGATCAGGCCGCCGATGACTACGCCGAGAGCGCCCGGCTGCTCGGACCGTTGGCCGCCTACCTGGTGGTCAACGTCAGCTCACCCAACACGCCGGGGCTGCGCGACCTGCAATCGGTCGAGTCGCTGCACCCGATCCTCACCGCGGTACTGCGCGAGACCTCGACGCCGGTGCTGGTCAAGATCGCGCCGGATCTGGCCGATGACGACATCGCCGCGATCGCCGACCTGGCGGTCGAACTCGGGCTCGCCGGGATCGTGGCGACCAACACGACGGTGTCGAGAGCAGGTCTGCACACCGCCGGCGTCGACGCGCTGGGTCCCGGCGGGGTGTCGGGGCCACCGGTGGCGCACCGCGCCCTGGAGGTGCTGCGCGCGCTCTATCAGCGGGTCGGCGACCGCCTGGTGCTGATCAGCGTCGGCGGGATCGAGACCGCGGAGCAGGCGTGGGAACGCATCACCGCCGGCGCGACGCTGCTGCAGGGCTACACCGGGTTCGTGTACGGCGGCGGGCTGTGGGCCAGCACCATCCACGCCGGCATCGCCCGCCGCCTGCACGAGGGCGGCTTCCCCAGCCTCACCGACGCGGTCGGCTCAGCGGCACGCTGA
- a CDS encoding undecaprenyl-diphosphate phosphatase, giving the protein MSWLQVVVLSVLQGLTEFLPVSSSGHLAIASRVFFDGDAGASFTAVSQLGTEAAVLLYFARDIGRIVTAWFAGMFDAARRNADYWLGWWVIIGTIPISVIGLLFKDTIRTGARNLWLVATALIVFSLVIAAAEYLGRQTRRVEQLTWKDAVLVGLAQCLALLPGVSRSGATISAGLFLGLNREVAARFGFLLAIPAVFASGLFSLPDAFAPVGEGMSATGPQLLVSTLIAFVVGFAAVAWFLRFLVRHSMYWFVGYRIILGVVVLILLGAGVVAPI; this is encoded by the coding sequence ATGTCGTGGCTGCAGGTGGTCGTTCTCTCGGTGTTGCAGGGGCTCACCGAATTCCTGCCGGTGTCGTCCTCGGGCCATCTGGCGATCGCCTCGCGGGTCTTCTTCGACGGCGACGCCGGAGCGTCGTTCACCGCGGTCAGCCAGCTCGGCACCGAGGCCGCGGTGCTGCTGTACTTCGCTCGCGACATCGGCCGCATCGTCACCGCGTGGTTCGCCGGAATGTTCGACGCCGCGCGCCGCAACGCCGACTACTGGCTGGGTTGGTGGGTCATCATCGGCACCATCCCGATCAGCGTGATCGGGTTGCTGTTCAAGGACACGATCCGCACCGGCGCGCGCAACCTGTGGTTGGTCGCGACCGCGCTGATCGTGTTCTCGCTGGTGATTGCCGCCGCCGAGTACCTCGGCCGGCAGACCCGCCGGGTCGAGCAGCTGACCTGGAAGGACGCCGTCCTGGTCGGCTTGGCGCAGTGCCTGGCGCTGCTGCCGGGCGTGTCCCGCTCGGGCGCCACCATCAGTGCCGGTTTGTTCCTGGGCCTCAACCGGGAGGTGGCCGCGCGATTCGGATTCCTGCTGGCCATTCCCGCGGTGTTCGCCTCGGGGCTGTTCTCGCTGCCCGACGCGTTCGCCCCGGTCGGCGAGGGGATGAGCGCGACCGGGCCGCAACTGCTGGTGTCCACGCTGATCGCCTTCGTCGTCGGATTCGCCGCGGTGGCCTGGTTCCTACGGTTCCTGGTCCGGCACAGCATGTACTGGTTCGTCGGTTACCGCATCATTCTCGGTGTGGTGGTACTGATCCTGCTCGGCGCCGGGGTGGTGGCCCCGATATGA
- a CDS encoding M20/M25/M40 family metallo-hydrolase gives MADSGRKGTVTPAPTPSDEVVDLVSNLIRFDTSNTGDPATTMGEAECARWVADQLAEVGYECEYVEAGAPGRANVFARLPGADPSRGALMLHGHLDVVPAEAADWSVHPFSGAVEDGYVWGRGAVDMKDMVGMIIAVARHFKRSGIVPPRDLVFAFVSDEEAGGNYGCRWLVEHRPDLFAGVTEAVGEVGGFSLTVPRRDGGERRLYLIETAEKAMMWMRLSARGRAGHGSMVHDDNAVTAVAEAVAKLGRHRFPVVLTESVEQFLAAVSEETGYAFDPSSPDLDGTVAKLGGIARIVGATLRDTANPTMLKAGYKANVIPGTAEAIVDCRVLPGRLAAFEREVDEIIGPDVMREWVTDLPSYETPFDGELLEAMNNAILAADPQARTVPYMLSGGTDAKHFARLGIRCFGFAPLRLPPDLDFAALFHGVDERVPVDALRFGADVLEHFLLHC, from the coding sequence ATGGCCGACAGTGGTAGGAAAGGGACTGTGACGCCCGCACCGACACCCAGCGACGAGGTCGTCGATCTCGTCAGCAACCTGATCCGCTTCGACACCTCCAACACCGGCGACCCCGCGACGACGATGGGCGAGGCCGAATGCGCGCGCTGGGTGGCGGACCAGCTGGCCGAGGTCGGCTACGAGTGCGAGTACGTCGAGGCCGGCGCGCCGGGGCGGGCCAACGTCTTCGCGCGGCTGCCGGGGGCGGACCCGTCGCGCGGAGCGCTGATGCTGCACGGCCACCTGGACGTGGTGCCCGCCGAGGCCGCCGACTGGAGCGTGCACCCGTTCTCCGGCGCCGTCGAGGACGGCTATGTGTGGGGGCGCGGCGCGGTCGACATGAAGGACATGGTCGGCATGATCATCGCGGTGGCCCGACACTTCAAGCGGTCGGGCATCGTGCCGCCGCGCGACCTGGTCTTCGCGTTCGTCTCCGACGAGGAAGCCGGGGGCAACTACGGCTGCCGGTGGCTGGTCGAGCACCGGCCCGACCTGTTCGCCGGGGTCACCGAAGCCGTGGGGGAGGTCGGCGGATTCTCGCTGACCGTGCCACGCCGTGACGGTGGCGAGCGTCGGCTCTACCTGATCGAGACCGCCGAGAAGGCGATGATGTGGATGCGGCTGAGCGCCCGCGGGCGCGCCGGGCACGGATCGATGGTGCACGACGACAACGCCGTGACCGCGGTCGCCGAGGCGGTCGCCAAGCTCGGGCGGCACCGCTTCCCGGTCGTGTTGACCGAATCGGTGGAACAGTTCCTGGCCGCGGTGTCCGAGGAAACCGGTTACGCGTTCGACCCGTCCTCGCCCGACCTCGACGGCACGGTGGCCAAGCTGGGGGGCATCGCGCGGATCGTCGGCGCGACGCTGCGGGACACCGCCAATCCCACGATGCTCAAGGCCGGCTACAAGGCCAACGTGATCCCGGGCACCGCGGAGGCCATCGTCGACTGCCGGGTGCTGCCGGGGCGGTTGGCGGCCTTCGAACGGGAGGTCGACGAGATCATCGGGCCCGACGTGATGCGCGAATGGGTCACCGACCTGCCGTCCTATGAGACGCCGTTCGACGGCGAGCTGCTGGAGGCGATGAACAACGCGATCCTGGCCGCCGATCCGCAGGCCCGCACCGTGCCCTACATGCTTTCCGGTGGCACCGATGCGAAACACTTCGCCCGCTTGGGAATTCGCTGCTTCGGCTTCGCGCCGCTGCGGCTGCCGCCCGACCTCGACTTCGCCGCGCTGTTCCACGGAGTCGACGAACGGGTACCCGTCGACGCGTTGAGGTTCGGCGCGGATGTGCTCGAACACTTCCTGCTGCACTGCTGA
- a CDS encoding bifunctional nitrate reductase/sulfite reductase flavoprotein subunit alpha produces MTRTACSYCGVGCGISVETRTDPATGAPVIARVSGDKLHPTNLGRLCTKGATHAEMMAATDGRLTTALLRPSRDTDPVAVDVDDALAEAGRQLRGIIDEHGPDAVALYVSGQMSIEAQYLATKLAKGFLRTVHIESNSRLCMASAGTGFKQSLGADGPPGSYTDFDCTDLFFVIGSNMADCHPILYLRMADRLKAGAKLIVVDPRRTTTTDHADLFLQIRPGTDLALLNGILHLLVEQGAVDEDFIAEHTQGWEAMPEFLADYPPARVAEITGLDEADIRTAAAMIAEAGDWISCWTMGLNQSTHGTWNTNAICNLHLATGAICRPGSGPMSLTGQPNAMGGREMGYMGPGLPGQRTVLSAQDRAFVESQWDLEPGTLRPDVGPGTVEMFRKLGSGDIKAVWVICTNPVASVANRSSVVDGLRSAELVITQDVYADTATNRYADIVLPAALWAESDAVMVNSDRNLTLLQQSVAPAGDARPDWELICGVAQQLGFGAAFDYKSSEQIFDEIRRFHNPRTGYDLRGVTYERLREGPVQWPCASEDADDRNPIRYLNDGVSQDLHTTAGGQRPRLAFPTPSRRAVFHPRPHMDAAELPDDDYPMVLNTGRLQHHWHTLTKTGRVTKLAKLHPGPFAEIHPEDAAALGVREGGAVELTTRRGRVVLPAALTERVRPGNTWVPFHWNDEQGENLTVNALTNDAVDPDSLQPEFKVCAVRVTPVPADDGTAELSDDEKLYVAGFLAGLDQGRPGVPVLPSDAPVGARARLWVNGLLAGRYSRLELAAPSATPQSGPLVLWASQTGTAEELAARLGERLSGARLRVMDDVDPTELSEASEVVIVTSTFGDGGPPDNGAAFWERLESAAAPSLDGVRYTVLGIGDRSYDDFCGHAKALDARLAALGATRMLERADCEVYDEQPMTAWTDSVVDLMSTPAVVAPAEPAMRAAPAVFTRANPVAAPLCRNTPLTPDGAAKEVRQFGFDISGHDVTYSVGDSLGVCVRNSDFVVESWLAATGLAADEAVVVDGRQQTLRDALRSHYDVCKVTSNLVEFVVEHCRDAAAAKRLRKSRRALDAWAADRNGLDVVREFPVRADPQLWQEVLVRLTPRQYSICSSPLVSPNEVQLTVSIVRYRGCDGTARGGVASTYLADLPDCTPVPVFLQRSPHFRPPDDPHTPMIMVGPGTGIAPFRGFLQERRALGHRGPNWLFFGDQHRAQNFYYREDLLDMVDDGFLNRLDLAFSRDQRQRIYVQHKMLDYGADVWRWLDDGAHFYVCGDATRMARDVDDALTDIIRTHGRMSADAARDYKREMVAEKRYVRDVY; encoded by the coding sequence ATGACACGAACCGCCTGCTCCTATTGCGGGGTCGGGTGCGGGATCTCGGTCGAGACCCGCACCGACCCCGCGACGGGTGCCCCGGTCATCGCCCGGGTGTCCGGGGACAAACTGCACCCCACCAACCTCGGCCGCCTGTGCACCAAGGGCGCGACCCACGCCGAGATGATGGCCGCCACCGACGGCCGCCTGACCACGGCGCTGCTACGGCCGTCGCGGGACACCGACCCGGTGGCGGTCGACGTGGACGACGCACTGGCCGAGGCGGGACGGCAGCTGCGCGGCATCATCGACGAACACGGCCCGGACGCGGTCGCGCTGTACGTGTCGGGACAGATGTCGATCGAGGCGCAGTACCTGGCGACCAAGCTGGCCAAGGGTTTCCTCCGGACCGTGCACATCGAATCCAACTCCCGCTTGTGCATGGCCAGCGCGGGCACCGGTTTCAAACAGTCGCTGGGCGCCGACGGTCCCCCCGGCTCCTACACCGACTTCGACTGCACCGATCTGTTTTTCGTCATCGGCTCCAACATGGCCGACTGCCACCCGATCCTGTACCTGCGGATGGCCGACCGGCTCAAAGCCGGTGCGAAGCTGATCGTGGTCGACCCACGGCGAACCACCACCACCGACCACGCCGACCTCTTCCTGCAGATCCGTCCCGGAACCGATTTGGCCCTGCTGAACGGGATCCTGCATCTGCTCGTCGAACAGGGCGCCGTCGACGAGGACTTCATCGCCGAGCACACGCAGGGGTGGGAGGCGATGCCTGAGTTCCTCGCCGACTATCCGCCGGCCCGCGTCGCCGAGATCACCGGGCTGGACGAGGCCGACATCCGCACCGCCGCCGCCATGATCGCCGAGGCGGGCGACTGGATCTCCTGCTGGACGATGGGTCTGAACCAGAGCACGCACGGAACCTGGAACACCAACGCGATCTGCAACCTGCACCTGGCCACCGGGGCCATCTGCCGCCCGGGTAGCGGGCCGATGTCGCTGACCGGTCAACCCAACGCCATGGGCGGACGCGAGATGGGCTATATGGGCCCGGGTCTACCGGGGCAGCGCACCGTGCTCTCGGCGCAGGACCGCGCGTTCGTCGAAAGCCAATGGGATCTCGAACCCGGTACGCTGCGACCCGATGTCGGACCGGGCACCGTCGAGATGTTCCGCAAGCTGGGCAGCGGTGACATCAAAGCGGTGTGGGTGATCTGCACCAATCCCGTTGCCAGCGTGGCGAACCGGAGCTCGGTGGTTGACGGGCTGCGATCGGCAGAACTGGTGATCACCCAGGACGTCTACGCCGACACCGCCACCAACCGCTACGCGGACATCGTGCTACCCGCTGCGCTGTGGGCCGAGTCCGACGCGGTGATGGTCAACTCCGACCGCAACCTCACGCTGCTGCAGCAGTCCGTTGCGCCGGCCGGTGACGCGCGACCGGACTGGGAGCTGATCTGCGGCGTGGCCCAGCAGCTCGGCTTCGGTGCCGCATTCGACTATAAGTCCAGCGAGCAGATCTTCGACGAGATCCGCCGCTTCCACAACCCCCGTACCGGCTACGACCTGCGCGGTGTCACCTACGAGCGGCTGCGGGAAGGCCCGGTCCAATGGCCCTGCGCGTCCGAGGATGCCGACGACCGCAACCCGATCAGGTATCTGAACGACGGGGTCTCCCAGGACCTGCACACCACCGCCGGCGGGCAGCGTCCCCGGCTGGCCTTCCCGACCCCGTCACGGCGTGCGGTCTTTCACCCCCGGCCGCATATGGACGCCGCCGAACTGCCCGACGACGACTACCCGATGGTTCTGAACACCGGCCGGCTGCAGCATCACTGGCACACCCTGACCAAGACCGGCAGGGTCACCAAGCTCGCCAAGCTGCATCCCGGGCCGTTCGCCGAGATCCACCCCGAAGATGCAGCGGCACTGGGAGTCCGCGAAGGCGGCGCCGTCGAGCTGACGACCCGCCGCGGCCGGGTAGTGCTTCCCGCGGCGCTCACCGAGCGGGTCCGGCCCGGCAATACCTGGGTGCCGTTCCACTGGAACGACGAACAGGGCGAAAACCTGACCGTCAACGCGTTGACCAACGACGCGGTCGACCCGGACTCACTGCAGCCCGAGTTCAAGGTGTGCGCGGTGCGGGTGACGCCGGTTCCGGCCGACGACGGCACTGCCGAGCTGAGCGACGACGAGAAGTTGTACGTCGCAGGATTTCTCGCTGGTCTGGACCAAGGGCGGCCCGGAGTCCCGGTGCTGCCCAGCGACGCCCCGGTCGGTGCGCGGGCCCGGCTCTGGGTCAACGGCTTACTCGCGGGACGCTACTCGCGGCTCGAGCTTGCCGCGCCGTCTGCGACGCCGCAGAGCGGGCCCCTGGTGCTGTGGGCCTCACAGACCGGTACCGCCGAGGAGCTCGCCGCCAGGCTGGGGGAGCGCCTCAGCGGAGCCCGGTTGCGCGTCATGGACGATGTCGACCCGACCGAACTGTCCGAGGCGAGCGAGGTCGTGATCGTCACGAGCACGTTCGGTGACGGCGGCCCTCCGGACAACGGCGCGGCATTCTGGGAGCGTCTCGAATCAGCCGCCGCCCCTTCGCTGGACGGGGTGCGCTACACCGTGCTCGGTATCGGGGACCGCTCCTACGACGATTTCTGCGGCCACGCCAAGGCGCTCGATGCCCGCCTCGCCGCCCTGGGCGCGACCCGGATGCTGGAACGGGCCGACTGCGAGGTCTACGACGAGCAGCCGATGACCGCGTGGACCGACTCCGTCGTCGACCTGATGTCGACCCCGGCCGTAGTGGCACCGGCGGAGCCCGCCATGAGGGCGGCCCCCGCGGTGTTCACCAGGGCGAACCCGGTGGCCGCGCCGCTGTGCCGCAACACCCCACTGACCCCGGATGGTGCGGCCAAGGAGGTCCGGCAATTCGGCTTCGACATCAGCGGCCACGACGTGACGTACTCGGTCGGTGACTCATTGGGCGTGTGCGTGCGCAATTCTGACTTCGTCGTCGAGAGCTGGCTCGCGGCAACGGGTTTGGCCGCAGACGAGGCGGTCGTCGTCGACGGCCGGCAGCAGACGCTGCGGGACGCGCTGCGCTCGCACTACGACGTCTGCAAGGTGACGTCGAACCTCGTCGAGTTCGTCGTCGAGCACTGTCGAGACGCCGCGGCAGCCAAGAGGCTCCGCAAGAGCCGCCGGGCGCTCGACGCCTGGGCGGCCGACCGCAACGGCCTCGACGTGGTTCGCGAGTTCCCGGTGCGCGCCGACCCGCAGCTGTGGCAGGAGGTGCTCGTGCGCCTGACGCCACGCCAGTACTCGATCTGCTCGAGCCCGCTGGTCAGCCCGAACGAGGTGCAGCTCACTGTGTCGATCGTGCGCTACCGCGGCTGCGACGGCACCGCCCGCGGCGGCGTCGCGTCGACGTACCTGGCCGACCTGCCCGACTGCACGCCGGTGCCGGTGTTCCTGCAGCGGTCCCCGCACTTCCGGCCGCCCGACGATCCGCACACCCCGATGATCATGGTCGGTCCGGGCACCGGCATCGCCCCGTTCCGGGGATTCCTGCAGGAGCGCCGTGCGCTGGGCCACCGGGGCCCGAACTGGCTGTTCTTCGGCGATCAGCACCGCGCGCAGAACTTCTACTACCGCGAGGACCTGCTCGACATGGTCGATGACGGCTTCCTCAACCGGCTGGATCTCGCTTTCTCCCGGGATCAGCGGCAGCGGATCTACGTCCAGCACAAGATGCTCGACTACGGCGCGGACGTGTGGCGCTGGCTCGACGACGGGGCGCACTTCTACGTGTGCGGCGACGCCACCCGGATGGCCCGCGACGTCGACGACGCGCTGACCGACATCATCCGCACCCATGGCCGAATGAGCGCCGACGCCGCCCGCGACTACAAGCGCGAGATGGTGGCCGAGAAGCGCTACGTGCGCGACGTGTACTGA
- a CDS encoding YbhB/YbcL family Raf kinase inhibitor-like protein, translating into MSFPYNPYDFLPELPTFTVTSQSFTDGGPLANDQVSGIMGAGGSDVSPQLSWSGFPEQTRSFAVTVFDPDAPTASGFWHWAVFNLPATVTELPAGVGDGSASGFPGDAVTLANDAGLKRYIGAAPPPGHGPHRYIVAVHAVGVEKLDVPADATPAYLGFNLFNQAIARALIHGTYEQK; encoded by the coding sequence GTGTCATTTCCCTACAACCCCTACGACTTCCTGCCTGAACTGCCCACCTTCACGGTGACCTCGCAGTCCTTCACCGACGGCGGACCGTTGGCCAACGATCAGGTCAGCGGCATCATGGGCGCCGGCGGGTCCGATGTGTCACCGCAGTTGAGCTGGTCGGGATTCCCCGAGCAGACCCGCAGCTTCGCCGTCACCGTGTTCGACCCCGATGCGCCGACGGCGTCGGGGTTCTGGCACTGGGCGGTGTTCAACCTGCCCGCGACGGTCACCGAGCTGCCCGCCGGAGTCGGCGACGGCAGTGCGAGCGGCTTTCCCGGTGATGCGGTCACGTTGGCCAACGACGCCGGTCTGAAGCGCTACATCGGTGCCGCGCCGCCGCCCGGGCACGGGCCGCACCGCTACATCGTCGCCGTGCACGCGGTCGGGGTGGAGAAGCTCGACGTGCCCGCCGACGCCACTCCGGCCTACCTCGGCTTCAACCTGTTCAACCAGGCCATCGCCCGGGCCCTGATCCATGGCACCTACGAGCAGAAGTAG